GCACAAAATCCAGCGACAAATTCCCTGTTGGTTCCTCACCCGCAATAGTCAAGCCGTTTTAGAGAGGGACAAAGTTGAAGGTTTTAGTCAAAATTCTCTATGGGGTATGGGTAAGGCGATCGCCCTTGAACATCCAGAATTGTGGGGCGGCATTATCGATCTAGATTTCAACGAAAATATCCCTAATCTCGCGGCCATCTGTACCCAGGCGAAAATTCAACAAATCGCTTGCCGTGACGGTGCACTGTATGGGGCACAACTAACCCCCCAAACGGTGACGAAAACTGACATGCCCACAATTAAGCCGCAAGCGGTCTATCTGATAACAGGGGGCTTAGGTAGTATTGGTCGTCATTTAGCACAATGGCTCGACGCACAGGGCGCGACAAAAATCATTTTGTTGACCCGTCGCAGTTTATCCCCTGCTGATGAAATATTGGCGGATTTACCAAAAAGTGCGATCGCCTACACCTGCGACATTGCCAAGGAGCATGATGTCCAACATCTCTTCCAGCGCTATCCCAATATCAGTGGTATTTTTCACGCAGCGGGTGTCCTTGAGGATGGTTTGCTCGCAACGCAAACATGGGAGAAATTCACGAAAGTTTTTACGGCAAAGATTCAAGGCACGCGGAATTTGCACCATGGCAGTTTGGCGAATCCCCTAGATTTCTTTGTGACCTTTTCATCGGTAGCTGCGGTCATCGGGTCTCCCGGCCAAGGAAATTATGCAGCAGCTAATGGCTTTCTAGATGGGATCGCCCGCTATCGTCAGGCACAGGGTTTACCGGCTCTCAATATTAATTGGGGACCCTGGGCAACGGACGGCATGGCAACGGCTTTGCGGCATCAAGGTATGACTTTTGTCGCACCAGAACAGGGTTTACAAGCGCTCGAAAATGTCTTGGCACAGCACATAAATGTTGGCATTTTTAAGCCTGATTGGTCACAACTTGCTCAACAGTTTCCGGCGATCGCCCACAGTTTTTATTTCGATAAAGTATTAAATAAAACCGAGACAACGACCACCCAAAATAATGTTTTTGAGCAATTACAAACCTTGCCACACCCGGCGCAGCAGCAGCAATTAACAGAATATTTACGTGAGTCTATTGCCCGCATTTTAAAACTCGAACCGAGTCAAATTCGGCCTAGTGATAATCTCCTAGATTTAGGGATGGATTCGCTCATGGTGATGGAGGCGATCGCCCATTTAAAGCAAGATTTGCGGTTAATGTTGTATCCCCGCGAAATCTATGAGCGACCAAAGTTAGAGGTTTTAGCGAAATATTTGGGTGATGAATTTCAAAAAGCCCACAATCCCAACTATCAACAAAAAATAACAGCAATTCCCACAGAGTTACCGAGCCAAACAACAAAAACTTGGCATATTCCTGAGAAGAAAAACGAAAAACCCATTGCCTTTATTTTGTCGAGTCCTCGCTCTGGCTCTACGTTATTGCGGGTAATGTTAGCTGGACATCCAGCCCTGTATTCTCCACCAGAACTGCACTTATTGCCCTTTGAAACCATGGGCGATCGCCAAGCAGAATTGGGCTTATCTCACCTCGGCGAAGGTCTCCAGCGGGCGGTGATGGATCTGGATAATGTCACAGCAGCAGAAAGTCAAAAAATCATTGATCAATGGATGATTGAAAATCGTTCTATTAAAGATATTTATGCGGCATTACAAAGTAAAGCCTCAGGAAAATTACTGATTGATAAATCCCCCAGTTATGGCAGCGATCGCCAGACTTTAGAGCATAGTGAAATCTTGTTTGAGCATGCTAAATATATTCATTTAGTGCGTCATCCCTACGCCATGATTGAATCCTTTAGTCGTTTACGGATGGATAAACTTTTGGGCGATACTAGCGCGAATCCCCATGGTTTAGCTGAGTCTATTTGGACAAACAGTAATCAAAATATTTTGCAATTTGGAAAACAACTTTCTGACGATAAATATTTACAAGTCGTCTACGAAGATCTGGTTAAAAATCCCCGCGTTGTTCTCACTCGAATTTGCGAATTTCTTGGGGTTGATTTCGATGAATCTCTGCTAAATCCCTACAGTGGCGATCGCCTCACGGACGGTTTACACCAACAATCCATGGGCGTAGGTGACCCAAATTTCCTCAAACACAAAAGTATTGATCCAGCCTTAGCTGATAAGTGGCGTGAAGTGACATTGCCGCAAACTCTTAATCCAGCAACAATTCGACTGGCGCAAACGTTTAATTACGAGTTACCGAATGAAGAGTTAGCAGTGAATGAACTGCCCACAATGACCGAAAGAATGGTAACGGTGCGGGGTTTAGAGTACTGCCTCTGTGAATGGGGCGATCGCCATCAACCTCTCATTCTGTTATTGCACGGCATCCTCGAACAGGGGGCATCGTGGCAACTCATTGCGCCAAAATTAGCCGCTCAAGGCTATTGGGTTGTGGCTCCAGATCTGCGGGGTCACGGTAAATCTGACCATGCCCAGTCCTACAGTATGCTCGACTTTCTAGCCGATGTGGATGCCCTAGCGAAAGAACTCACTGACCAACCCTTTCACCTTGTGGGACATTCCATGGGGTCAATTATTGGGGCGATGTATGCGGGGATTCGTCGTGACCAAGTGAAAAATCTCTGTCTCGTGGAAACCATTGTGCCCAATGACATTGACGATGCCGAAACCGCGGATCACCTTGTCACTCACCTTGACTATTTAGCGACTCCGCCGGAACACCCCACTTTCCCCGATGTGGCGATCGCCGCCCGACGTTTACGACAGGTGACTCCCGCTTTGTCTGAAGAATTATCTTTGCAATTGGTAGAACGTAGCACCGAAAAAATCAGCGATGGTTTCACGTGGCGTTGGGATGCTTTTTTGAGAACCCGTGCGGGTATCGAATTTAATGGCATTAGTCGCCGCCGTTACCTTGCCCTTCTCGAAAATATCCAAGCAAAAACCACTTTAATTTACGGAGATCAAAGCGAATTTAATCGACCTGAGGATTTAAACGCTATCCAAGCAGCAATGCCCAATGCCCAACGCTTAACGGTAGCTGGTGGCCATAATCTCCACTTTGAAAATCCTGCGGCGATCGCCGAAATTCTTGAGTCGAACCTTTAATTTGGGCAATTAATTTGGGCGATCAAGTTTGAGCTATAACCTAAACCTCATTGGGATCAATACCCAGCTCTCGCAACTTTGCTGCCAATCTGTCCGCACGTTCCCGCTCGACATCCCGTTCCGATTCAGCTTGCTGCTGAGCTAGTTCAGCTTGTTTTTTAGCATTATCAAGTTCAACAGAAGTTAAAAAAGGACTGCCATCAGGTCGGAAAATTTTTAGCTTTTCCCCCAATGCACTTTTAAATTTAATCTTGAGTCGCGGGCTAACCCACTGATCCATCTCAGGGATTACTGTTAAATGATCACCAATTCTCTGCCATCCCCCCAAATCCTTCGTGTAGGGATCGTATAGGTAATACTCTTCTACTCCGTAGGTTTGGTAAAACTCCAACTTCCCTGCCATTTCCCGGATGGTGTTACCCGGCGATAAAATCTCAAACACCACCTGTGGCGCAATATTATTTTCCTCCCATTGTTTATAGGAACCGCGATCGCCTTTTGGGCGACCAAAAACCACCATAGCATCGGGTGCACGCCTCGTTTTGTTATCCCCTTCTATCGGATACCAGAGGAGATCTCCCGCGACAAAGACATCGGCTTGATCGGCAAAGATAATTTCAAGATTTTCTTTAATGGTGACAATCCACTCGAATTGCAACGTATTGTCTGCCATCGGCTGTCCGTCACTGTCGGGATAAAAAATGCCTGTTTGGTTGGGAGTCAGTTGCTGAACCATTGCCCGCCCTAGAATTTGCTTCACCGACTATTTTAGAAGATGTTTTGGAGAGTATGGGCTTTCCTGCCAAGGACTCATTTTCCCTAATACTAAGCAAAGGGCGATCGCCGACGTGACCCAAGTCAAATTGCGCTGATATCACCGTTTGAGTCATAGGGCATAATCCCTTATGATTAATCCCTTATTAAGTGATCAGGAAAAGATTTGGAAATGGCACGTCTGGCTTTATTGAGCGTCTCCGACAAAACTGGCATCGTTGAATTTGCCC
This [Limnothrix rosea] IAM M-220 DNA region includes the following protein-coding sequences:
- a CDS encoding Uma2 family endonuclease, which translates into the protein MVQQLTPNQTGIFYPDSDGQPMADNTLQFEWIVTIKENLEIIFADQADVFVAGDLLWYPIEGDNKTRRAPDAMVVFGRPKGDRGSYKQWEENNIAPQVVFEILSPGNTIREMAGKLEFYQTYGVEEYYLYDPYTKDLGGWQRIGDHLTVIPEMDQWVSPRLKIKFKSALGEKLKIFRPDGSPFLTSVELDNAKKQAELAQQQAESERDVERERADRLAAKLRELGIDPNEV